The proteins below come from a single Streptomyces spongiicola genomic window:
- a CDS encoding ABC transporter permease → MLRLSTTWIRRNLVVIAGLLTLAYLVLPNIIVMVFSFNKPAGRFNYSWREFSTHAWQDPCGVSGMCDSLSLSLWIALWATIGATVLGSMIAFALVRYRFRARGAINSLIFLPMAMPEVVMAASLLTLFLNLGAELGPTTILIAHTMFSLSFVVVAVKARVMSMDPRLEEAAKDLYAGPVQTFLRVTLPIAAPGIAAGAMLAFALSFDDFIITNFNSGNTVTFPMFVWGSAQRGTPVQINVIGTAMFALAVIVVVAGQIISGRRRKTALSE, encoded by the coding sequence ATGCTGCGACTCTCGACAACGTGGATACGCCGCAACCTGGTGGTGATCGCCGGCCTGCTCACGCTGGCGTACCTGGTCCTGCCGAACATCATCGTGATGGTGTTCTCCTTCAACAAGCCGGCCGGGCGCTTCAACTACTCCTGGCGGGAGTTCTCCACCCACGCGTGGCAGGACCCCTGCGGCGTCTCCGGCATGTGCGACTCGCTCAGCCTGTCGCTGTGGATCGCGCTCTGGGCCACGATCGGCGCCACGGTCCTCGGCTCGATGATCGCCTTCGCGCTCGTCCGCTACCGGTTCCGGGCCCGCGGGGCGATCAACTCCCTGATCTTCCTGCCGATGGCGATGCCCGAGGTCGTCATGGCGGCCTCGCTGCTCACCCTCTTCCTCAACCTCGGGGCGGAACTCGGCCCTACGACGATCCTCATCGCGCACACCATGTTCTCCCTCAGTTTCGTCGTGGTGGCGGTCAAGGCACGGGTGATGTCGATGGATCCCCGGCTTGAGGAGGCCGCCAAGGACCTCTACGCGGGGCCCGTGCAGACCTTCCTGCGGGTCACGCTGCCGATCGCGGCACCGGGCATCGCCGCGGGCGCGATGCTCGCCTTCGCGCTCTCGTTCGACGACTTCATCATCACCAACTTCAACTCGGGAAACACGGTCACCTTCCCGATGTTCGTCTGGGGCTCGGCCCAGCGCGGCACACCCGTCCAGATCAACGTCATCGGTACGGCCATGTTCGCCCTCGCCGTCATCGTCGTCGTCGCGGGCCAGATCATCAGCGGCCGGCGGCGGAAGACCGCACTGTCCGAGTAG
- a CDS encoding ABC transporter substrate-binding protein encodes MKQYQPERLSEAQLAAMRRSLSSGRGALSRRSLLRAAGIGALTIGGTGALSACGIPPAKRAGEGAAASDDHSAEEKRITFSNWTQYIDISEDEKSHPTLDAFTRRTGISVKYTEDINDNVEFFGKIRPQLAAGQDTGRDLVNVTDWLAARMIRLGWVQKLDPANLPNAYARLSPQFRSPDWDPGRAYSYPWTGISTVIAYNSRATGGRKVESVSQLLEDKALRGRVACLSEMRDTVGMTLLDMGKDPGKVTGDDYDAAISKIQRAVDTRQIRRFTGNDYTSDLDKGDIAACLAWAGDLVQLRVDNPDIRFVVPDAGYMTSSDNLLVPAKARHKANAEKLIDYYYELPVAAQLAAYINYVCPVEGVGPELAEIDPALAENTLILPDKAMAAKSHAFRSLSSEEETAYEEKFAKLIGA; translated from the coding sequence ATGAAGCAGTACCAGCCCGAGCGCCTCTCGGAGGCCCAGCTGGCCGCTATGCGGCGGAGTCTGAGCAGCGGCCGCGGCGCGCTGTCCCGCCGCTCCCTGCTGCGGGCGGCGGGCATAGGGGCTCTCACCATAGGTGGCACGGGCGCGCTGAGCGCGTGCGGAATCCCGCCCGCCAAGCGCGCCGGCGAAGGGGCCGCGGCCTCCGACGACCACTCGGCCGAGGAGAAGCGGATCACCTTCTCCAACTGGACGCAGTACATCGACATCAGCGAGGACGAGAAGAGCCACCCCACGCTCGACGCGTTCACCAGGCGCACCGGGATCAGCGTCAAGTACACCGAGGACATCAACGACAACGTCGAGTTCTTCGGCAAGATCCGGCCGCAGCTCGCCGCCGGCCAGGACACCGGGCGAGACCTGGTCAACGTCACCGACTGGCTCGCGGCCCGCATGATCCGCCTCGGCTGGGTGCAGAAGCTCGACCCCGCCAACCTGCCGAACGCCTACGCCCGTCTGTCGCCGCAGTTCCGCAGCCCGGACTGGGACCCCGGACGGGCCTACTCCTACCCCTGGACCGGCATCTCCACCGTCATCGCCTACAACTCCAGGGCGACCGGGGGCCGGAAGGTCGAGAGCGTCTCCCAGCTGCTCGAGGACAAGGCGCTGCGCGGCCGCGTCGCCTGCCTCTCCGAGATGCGCGACACCGTCGGGATGACCCTGCTCGACATGGGCAAGGACCCCGGGAAGGTCACCGGCGACGACTACGACGCGGCGATATCCAAGATCCAGCGGGCCGTCGACACCCGGCAGATCCGCCGCTTCACCGGCAACGACTACACCTCCGACCTGGACAAGGGCGACATCGCCGCCTGTCTGGCCTGGGCCGGGGACCTCGTCCAGCTCCGGGTCGACAACCCCGACATCCGGTTCGTCGTCCCCGACGCCGGCTATATGACCTCCAGCGACAACCTGCTGGTCCCGGCCAAGGCCCGGCACAAGGCCAACGCCGAGAAGCTCATCGACTACTACTACGAGCTCCCGGTCGCGGCCCAGCTCGCCGCCTACATCAACTACGTCTGCCCGGTCGAGGGCGTCGGCCCCGAACTCGCCGAGATCGACCCGGCACTCGCCGAGAACACGCTGATCCTCCCGGACAAGGCCATGGCCGCGAAGTCCCATGCCTTCCGCTCGCTCAGCAGCGAGGAGGAGACGGCGTACGAAGAGAAGTTCGCCAAGCTCATCGGCGCCTGA
- a CDS encoding bifunctional DNA primase/polymerase — MAVTGGQGAGAAVRWLVSAAPDPDGRLRRWESDPRGLVLLPAGRHWDVLVLPGRIAGPTLEVLKRLTSRPGPVLAHFGAVRHGPAAAPRMGFFVPPGVSEWWVATGTHAAGPGAWVVLPYPGRTAGGVRWLVLPDGSGTLTDPALLELAMHEAAALVADEERQ, encoded by the coding sequence ATGGCGGTAACCGGGGGACAGGGTGCTGGTGCGGCGGTGCGGTGGCTGGTGTCGGCGGCGCCCGACCCCGACGGCCGGCTCAGGCGGTGGGAGAGCGACCCCAGAGGGCTGGTGCTGCTCCCGGCGGGGCGGCACTGGGACGTGCTCGTCCTCCCCGGCAGGATCGCCGGCCCGACGCTGGAGGTGCTGAAGCGGCTCACGAGCCGGCCGGGGCCGGTCCTGGCCCACTTCGGTGCCGTCCGGCACGGCCCCGCCGCGGCGCCGCGCATGGGCTTCTTCGTGCCGCCGGGAGTCTCGGAGTGGTGGGTGGCCACGGGTACGCACGCCGCGGGGCCCGGTGCCTGGGTGGTGCTCCCGTACCCCGGCCGGACCGCGGGGGGCGTGCGCTGGCTGGTCCTGCCGGACGGATCGGGCACACTCACCGATCCCGCACTGCTGGAGCTGGCCATGCACGAGGCGGCCGCCCTGGTCGCCGACGAGGAGAGGCAGTGA
- a CDS encoding gamma-aminobutyraldehyde dehydrogenase: MGNRFQVRDRFKDGAQYIDGRLRPGTSGHSHAIVNPATGEQLLAYDLAGAEDVDAAVAAARAAFPGWAGATPGERSDALHRFASVLAEQAEDLADAESLQCGKPIKLSREFDVPGTVDNAAFFAGAARHLQGQSAGEYSGDHTSYVRREPIGVVGSVAPWNYPLQMAAWKVLPAIAAGNTIVLKPAETTPLTSLMFARAATEAGIPDGVLNIVTGTGGDAGEHLVGHPGVAMTSFTGSTPVGRRVAEVATATVKRLHLELGGKAPFVVFDDADLDAAVHGAVAGALINSGQDCTAATRAYVQRPLFDAFVAGVADLMATVRLGDPFDPSTDLGPLVSHTQRDRVAGFVDRARSYATVVTGGRAPGGDLEKGAYYLPTLIAGAAQDSEVVQSEIFGPVLVVLPFDSDDEGIALANDTPYGLAASAWSRDVYRTGRATREIKAGCVWVNDHIPIISEMPHGGYRASGYGKDMSVYSFEEYTQVKHVMYDNTAVVRKDWHRTIFGDR; encoded by the coding sequence ATGGGCAACCGCTTCCAGGTGCGGGACCGTTTCAAGGACGGCGCACAGTACATCGACGGAAGGCTGCGCCCCGGCACATCGGGACATAGTCACGCAATCGTAAACCCCGCCACCGGCGAGCAGCTGCTCGCCTACGACCTGGCGGGCGCCGAGGACGTCGACGCCGCCGTCGCCGCGGCCCGGGCCGCCTTCCCCGGCTGGGCGGGTGCGACGCCCGGCGAGCGATCCGACGCCCTGCACCGGTTCGCGTCCGTGCTCGCCGAGCAGGCCGAGGACCTCGCCGACGCGGAATCCCTGCAGTGCGGTAAGCCGATCAAGCTGAGCCGGGAGTTCGACGTCCCCGGCACCGTCGACAACGCCGCGTTCTTCGCCGGCGCCGCACGCCATCTCCAGGGCCAGTCCGCGGGCGAGTACAGCGGTGACCACACGTCGTACGTACGCCGGGAGCCGATCGGCGTCGTCGGGTCCGTCGCACCCTGGAACTACCCGCTCCAGATGGCCGCCTGGAAGGTCCTCCCGGCCATCGCCGCGGGCAACACCATCGTCCTCAAGCCCGCCGAGACCACGCCCCTGACCTCGCTGATGTTCGCCCGGGCCGCCACCGAGGCGGGCATCCCCGACGGCGTCCTCAACATCGTCACCGGCACCGGCGGGGACGCGGGCGAGCACCTCGTCGGCCACCCCGGCGTCGCCATGACCTCGTTCACCGGCTCGACGCCCGTCGGCAGGCGGGTCGCCGAGGTCGCCACGGCCACCGTCAAGCGGCTCCATCTGGAACTCGGCGGCAAGGCCCCGTTCGTCGTGTTCGACGACGCGGACCTCGACGCCGCCGTCCACGGGGCCGTCGCCGGCGCGCTGATCAACAGCGGCCAGGACTGCACCGCGGCCACCCGCGCCTACGTCCAGCGCCCGCTCTTCGACGCCTTCGTCGCCGGGGTCGCCGACCTGATGGCGACCGTACGGCTCGGCGACCCCTTCGACCCGTCCACCGACCTCGGCCCGCTCGTCTCCCACACCCAGCGCGACCGGGTAGCCGGCTTCGTCGACCGGGCCCGCTCGTACGCCACCGTCGTCACCGGCGGCAGGGCTCCCGGCGGCGACCTGGAGAAGGGCGCCTACTACCTGCCCACGCTGATCGCGGGCGCCGCGCAGGACAGCGAGGTCGTGCAGTCGGAGATCTTCGGACCCGTCCTGGTGGTCCTGCCGTTCGACTCCGACGACGAGGGCATCGCGCTGGCCAACGACACCCCGTACGGCCTCGCCGCCTCCGCCTGGAGCCGCGACGTGTACCGGACCGGCCGCGCCACCCGCGAGATCAAGGCGGGCTGCGTATGGGTCAACGACCACATCCCGATCATCAGCGAGATGCCCCACGGCGGATACCGGGCCAGCGGCTACGGAAAGGACATGTCGGTGTACTCGTTCGAGGAGTACACGCAGGTCAAGCATGTGATGTACGACAACACCGCGGTGGTCCGCAAGGACTGGCACCGCACGATCTTCGGAGACCGATAG
- a CDS encoding DUF4190 domain-containing protein — MSDQSDRRPGGNGHEDPWAPPGHRTPRDGVDWSKRGGTGGGTPQSGPPGAHDQPTVTSVPGVDPFAAPGAGAGDGGGAVPPPPIAPGGPGQTAPGPYGHPAGVPGGSFGTPAGWPYGGHTGYPGHSGYGAGGWAPAPANGMGITALVLGIIAVAGFCLYGLGIVLGVLALVFGFIGRARARRGEADNGGMALAGIILGAVGVVVGAAFLGLLAWAVVNDPDFGEGSEEDPWSASLTVATAAR, encoded by the coding sequence ATGTCAGACCAGAGCGACCGGCGGCCGGGTGGGAACGGCCACGAGGACCCGTGGGCTCCGCCCGGGCACCGCACCCCGCGGGACGGGGTGGACTGGAGCAAGCGGGGCGGGACCGGCGGGGGTACGCCGCAGAGCGGACCTCCCGGTGCCCACGACCAGCCGACGGTCACCTCCGTGCCGGGCGTCGATCCCTTCGCGGCCCCCGGCGCGGGCGCCGGAGACGGCGGGGGAGCCGTCCCCCCGCCGCCGATCGCCCCGGGCGGACCCGGGCAGACCGCGCCGGGCCCGTACGGCCATCCCGCCGGGGTGCCGGGCGGCTCGTTCGGCACCCCGGCGGGATGGCCGTACGGCGGCCACACCGGGTACCCGGGCCACTCCGGCTACGGCGCCGGCGGCTGGGCGCCGGCCCCGGCGAACGGCATGGGCATCACCGCTCTGGTGCTGGGCATCATCGCCGTCGCCGGTTTCTGCCTGTACGGCCTCGGGATCGTCCTCGGCGTCCTGGCGCTGGTCTTCGGCTTCATCGGGCGTGCCCGTGCGCGGCGCGGGGAGGCGGACAACGGCGGGATGGCGCTCGCCGGGATCATCCTCGGCGCCGTCGGCGTCGTGGTCGGCGCGGCGTTCCTCGGCCTTCTGGCCTGGGCCGTCGTCAACGATCCGGACTTCGGCGAGGGGTCCGAAGAGGACCCCTGGTCGGCGTCACTCACCGTGGCAACGGCGGCGCGCTGA
- a CDS encoding NAD(P)/FAD-dependent oxidoreductase: MAPAAMTFASSLSDAQPVPFWLEDPGKPAALPALTGDEKTDLLVVGGGYSGLWTALLAKERDPRRDVVLVEGREVGWAASGRNGGFCAASLTHGLANGLARWPEDMARLEEFGARNLDAIEAAVARYGIDCDFERTGEIDVATEPYQLDELRTLHEEAGRLGFGGLELLDRDAVRAEVDSPTFLGGLWDREGVAMLHPARLAWGLKRACLGLGVRIYENTRALELSPAGAGTAVRTPYGRVFARRVALGTNVFPSLVRRIRPYTVPVYDYALMTEPLSSAQRESVGWHNRQGLGDSANQFHYFRITGDGRILWGGYDAVYPYGGKVSAEMDHRPETYLKLAGQFFACFPQLEGLRFTHAWGGAIDTCSRFSAFFGAAHGGRVAYAAGYTGLGVGATRFGAEVMLDLLAGERTERTELTMVRKKPLPFPPEPVAWAGIGLTKWSLARADARGGRRNLWLRTMDRLGLGFDS; the protein is encoded by the coding sequence ATGGCCCCAGCAGCCATGACCTTTGCCTCATCACTCTCCGACGCCCAGCCCGTCCCCTTCTGGCTGGAAGACCCCGGCAAGCCCGCCGCCCTGCCCGCCCTCACCGGCGACGAGAAGACCGATCTGCTCGTCGTCGGCGGCGGCTACAGCGGACTGTGGACCGCGCTCCTCGCCAAGGAGCGGGACCCGCGGCGGGACGTCGTCCTGGTCGAGGGCCGCGAGGTGGGCTGGGCCGCCTCGGGCCGCAACGGCGGCTTCTGCGCCGCTTCCCTGACCCACGGCCTCGCCAACGGCCTGGCCCGCTGGCCGGAGGACATGGCCAGGCTGGAGGAGTTCGGGGCACGGAACCTCGACGCCATCGAGGCCGCGGTCGCCCGGTACGGCATCGACTGCGACTTCGAGCGCACCGGCGAGATCGACGTGGCCACCGAGCCGTACCAGCTCGACGAACTCCGCACGTTGCACGAGGAGGCCGGCCGGCTCGGCTTCGGCGGTCTCGAACTGCTGGACCGCGACGCCGTGCGCGCCGAGGTCGACTCCCCGACCTTCCTCGGCGGCCTCTGGGACCGTGAGGGGGTGGCGATGCTCCACCCGGCCAGGCTGGCCTGGGGCCTCAAGCGGGCCTGCCTCGGCCTCGGCGTACGGATCTACGAGAACACCCGGGCGCTCGAGCTGTCCCCGGCAGGCGCCGGAACAGCCGTGCGCACGCCCTACGGCCGGGTCTTCGCCCGGCGGGTCGCGCTCGGCACGAACGTCTTCCCGTCGCTCGTCAGGCGGATCCGCCCGTACACCGTGCCGGTCTACGACTACGCGCTGATGACCGAACCGCTCTCGTCCGCCCAGCGCGAGTCGGTCGGCTGGCACAACAGGCAGGGCCTCGGCGACAGCGCCAACCAGTTCCACTACTTCCGGATCACCGGCGACGGCCGGATCCTGTGGGGCGGCTACGACGCCGTCTACCCGTACGGCGGGAAGGTCAGCGCCGAGATGGACCACCGGCCGGAGACCTATCTGAAACTGGCGGGTCAGTTCTTCGCGTGCTTCCCGCAACTGGAGGGCCTGCGCTTCACCCACGCCTGGGGCGGCGCGATCGACACCTGCTCGCGTTTCTCGGCGTTCTTCGGCGCGGCGCACGGAGGGAGGGTCGCCTACGCGGCCGGATACACCGGCCTCGGCGTCGGCGCAACCCGCTTCGGCGCCGAAGTGATGCTCGACCTGCTCGCCGGCGAGCGCACCGAGCGCACCGAGCTGACGATGGTCCGCAAGAAGCCGCTGCCCTTCCCGCCGGAGCCGGTGGCCTGGGCGGGGATCGGCCTCACCAAGTGGTCGCTGGCTCGGGCCGACGCCCGCGGCGGCCGACGCAACCTGTGGCTGAGGACGATGGACCGCCTCGGTCTCGGCTTCGACAGCTGA
- a CDS encoding adenosine deaminase — protein sequence MTDLLPFIQGLPKAELHVHHVGSASPRIVSELAARHPDSQVPVDPGALAEYFSFTDFAHFIEVYLSVVDLVRTPDDVRLLTFEVARDMARQNIRYAELTVTPFSSTRRGIPEQGFMEAIEDARKAAEAELGVILRWCFDIPGEAGLDAAEETARLAVDLRPEGLVSFGLGGPEIGVPRPQFKPYFDRAIAAGLRSVPHAGETTGPGTIWDALNDLRAERIGHGTSAPRDPELLAHLAERRIPLEVCPTSNIATRAVATLDVHPIREMVAAGVLVTVNSDDPPMFGTDLNNEYAVAARLLDLDERGVAALAANAVEASFLDPAGKARIAGEIDAYTERWLAK from the coding sequence GTGACCGATCTGCTTCCCTTCATCCAGGGCCTCCCCAAGGCCGAGCTCCACGTCCACCACGTGGGCTCGGCGTCGCCGCGCATCGTGTCCGAACTGGCGGCGCGGCACCCGGACTCACAGGTCCCCGTCGACCCGGGCGCGCTCGCCGAGTACTTCTCCTTCACCGACTTCGCGCACTTCATCGAGGTCTACCTGTCGGTCGTGGACCTGGTCCGCACCCCCGACGACGTCCGTCTGCTGACGTTCGAGGTCGCCCGGGACATGGCCCGGCAGAACATCCGGTACGCGGAACTCACGGTGACCCCGTTCAGCTCGACCCGCCGCGGCATCCCCGAGCAGGGGTTCATGGAGGCGATCGAGGACGCCCGCAAGGCCGCCGAGGCCGAACTCGGCGTCATACTGCGCTGGTGCTTCGACATCCCCGGCGAGGCGGGCCTCGACGCCGCCGAGGAGACCGCCCGGCTCGCCGTCGACCTGCGCCCCGAGGGTCTGGTGTCGTTCGGTCTCGGCGGGCCCGAGATCGGTGTGCCCCGGCCGCAGTTCAAGCCCTACTTCGACCGCGCCATAGCCGCGGGGCTGCGGTCCGTCCCGCACGCCGGCGAGACCACGGGCCCGGGGACCATCTGGGACGCGCTGAACGACCTGCGGGCCGAGCGCATCGGACACGGCACCAGTGCCCCGCGGGACCCGGAGCTGCTCGCCCACCTCGCCGAGCGCCGGATCCCGCTGGAGGTCTGCCCGACCTCCAACATCGCCACCCGGGCCGTCGCCACGCTCGACGTGCACCCCATCAGGGAGATGGTCGCGGCCGGCGTGCTCGTCACCGTCAACAGCGACGATCCGCCGATGTTCGGGACCGACCTCAACAACGAGTACGCGGTGGCCGCCCGGCTGCTGGACCTCGACGAGCGGGGCGTCGCCGCTCTCGCCGCGAACGCCGTGGAGGCGTCGTTCCTCGACCCCGCGGGAAAGGCGCGCATCGCGGGCGAGATCGACGCGTACACCGAGCGGTGGCTCG
- a CDS encoding ABC transporter permease gives MTVTEAPPASPAPAGTGPVPRKQPARRKLVPYWLLLPGILWLLVFFALPLVYQASTSVQTGSLEEGFEVTWHFRTYWDALGEYYPQFLRSVLYAGTATILCLLLGYPLAYLIAFKAGRWRNLLLVLVIAPFFTSFLIRTLAWKTILADGGPVVDVLSTIGFLDVTGWLGMTEGNRVLATPLAVVTGLTYNFLPFMILPLYTSLERIDPRLHEAAGDLYARPSTVFRKVTFPLSMPGVVSGTLLTFIPASGDYVNAELLGSTDTRMVGNVIQSQFLRVLDYPTAAALSFILMAVVLIMVTVYIRRAGTEDLV, from the coding sequence ATGACCGTCACCGAGGCACCACCCGCCTCACCCGCCCCCGCCGGTACGGGCCCGGTGCCGCGCAAACAGCCGGCGCGCCGCAAGCTCGTGCCGTACTGGCTGCTGCTGCCGGGCATCCTGTGGCTGCTGGTCTTCTTCGCCCTGCCGCTCGTCTACCAGGCGTCGACCTCCGTGCAGACCGGCTCGCTGGAAGAGGGCTTCGAGGTCACCTGGCACTTCCGGACCTACTGGGACGCGCTCGGCGAGTACTACCCGCAGTTCCTGCGGTCGGTGCTGTACGCGGGCACGGCCACCATCCTGTGCCTGCTGCTCGGCTATCCGCTGGCGTACCTCATCGCGTTCAAGGCGGGCCGCTGGCGCAATCTGCTGCTGGTGCTGGTCATCGCGCCGTTCTTCACCAGCTTCCTGATCCGGACGCTCGCGTGGAAGACGATCCTGGCGGACGGCGGACCGGTGGTGGACGTCCTCAGCACCATCGGCTTCCTCGACGTCACCGGCTGGCTCGGGATGACCGAGGGGAACCGGGTGCTGGCCACCCCGCTCGCCGTGGTCACCGGTCTCACGTACAACTTCCTGCCCTTCATGATCCTCCCGCTCTACACCTCGCTGGAGCGGATCGACCCGCGGCTCCACGAGGCGGCCGGAGACCTCTACGCCAGGCCGTCGACCGTCTTCCGCAAGGTGACGTTCCCGCTGTCGATGCCGGGTGTCGTCTCCGGGACGCTGCTGACCTTCATCCCGGCCAGCGGCGACTACGTCAACGCCGAGCTGCTCGGCTCCACCGACACCCGGATGGTCGGCAACGTCATCCAGTCTCAGTTCCTGCGGGTGCTCGACTACCCGACCGCGGCCGCGCTGTCGTTCATTCTCATGGCCGTCGTGCTGATCATGGTGACGGTCTACATCCGCCGGGCCGGTACGGAGGATCTCGTCTGA
- a CDS encoding ABC transporter ATP-binding protein produces MTDKTAGGDVRLTGIGKTYGSFTAVHPLDLTVPEGSFFALLGASGCGKTTTLRMIAGLEDPTTGSVFLGDRDVTDLPPYKRPVNTVFQSYALFPHLTIHENVAFGLRRRGIRSVKKQVDEMLELVQLGDKARHKPHQLSGGQQQRVAVARALINHPQVLLLDEPLGALDLKLRRQMQLELKRIQTEVGITFVHVTHDQEEAMTMADTVAVMNGGRVEQLGAPSDLYENPQTTFVANFLGTSNLIEAQVAEVAGGEVAVTAADAGLRLPTARCATPPRTGGKLLVGVRPEKISLAHADDADGIAEGRNRFTGKIADSSFIGVSTQFVVDSPVCPELEVYVQNVERDPRLVPGAEVVLHWNPEHTFGLDAAMDIDAGVETVEETA; encoded by the coding sequence ATGACTGACAAGACAGCGGGCGGAGACGTCCGCCTCACCGGGATCGGCAAGACCTACGGCTCGTTCACCGCCGTGCACCCGCTGGACCTGACCGTGCCCGAGGGCTCGTTCTTCGCCCTGCTCGGCGCCTCCGGCTGCGGAAAGACCACCACCCTGCGCATGATCGCCGGACTGGAGGACCCGACCACCGGCTCCGTCTTCCTCGGCGACCGGGACGTCACCGACCTCCCGCCGTACAAGCGGCCGGTCAACACCGTCTTCCAGAGCTACGCCCTCTTCCCGCACCTCACCATCCACGAGAACGTCGCCTTCGGTCTCCGCCGCCGCGGCATCAGGTCCGTGAAGAAGCAGGTCGACGAGATGCTGGAACTCGTCCAGCTCGGCGACAAGGCCAGGCACAAGCCCCACCAGCTCTCCGGCGGCCAGCAGCAGCGCGTCGCCGTCGCCCGCGCGCTCATCAACCACCCCCAGGTGCTTCTGCTGGACGAGCCGCTCGGCGCCCTCGACCTCAAGCTGCGCCGCCAGATGCAGCTGGAGCTCAAGCGCATCCAGACCGAGGTCGGCATCACCTTCGTCCACGTCACCCACGACCAGGAGGAGGCCATGACCATGGCCGACACGGTCGCGGTGATGAACGGCGGCAGGGTCGAGCAGCTGGGTGCGCCCTCCGACCTCTACGAGAACCCGCAGACGACGTTCGTCGCCAACTTCCTCGGCACCTCCAACCTCATCGAGGCCCAGGTCGCCGAGGTCGCGGGCGGCGAGGTGGCGGTGACCGCGGCCGACGCCGGACTGCGGCTTCCCACCGCCCGCTGCGCCACGCCGCCCCGCACCGGCGGCAAGCTCCTCGTCGGTGTCCGCCCCGAGAAGATCTCCCTGGCGCACGCCGACGACGCCGATGGCATAGCCGAGGGGCGCAACCGGTTCACCGGGAAGATCGCCGACTCCAGCTTCATCGGCGTCTCCACCCAGTTCGTCGTCGACAGCCCGGTCTGCCCGGAGCTTGAGGTGTACGTGCAGAACGTCGAGCGGGACCCGCGCCTCGTCCCCGGCGCCGAGGTCGTCCTGCACTGGAACCCCGAGCACACGTTCGGCCTCGACGCCGCCATGGACATCGACGCGGGCGTGGAGACGGTGGAGGAGACAGCATGA
- a CDS encoding NADAR family protein, producing MGMTDVPVERLTERISRGGRVAYLHFRGHRPASGGAVGAGCLSQWWPAPLTVDGIEYATAEHRMMARKARLFGDGKAEARAVAAAGPAQAKKAGRLVRGFSDATWERERFGIVVEGNAHKSSQHPEEASFLLVTGGRVLVEASPTDRIWGIGLAAGDERAHDPARRRGPNLLGLALMEVRERLRAGRTE from the coding sequence ATGGGGATGACCGACGTGCCGGTCGAGAGGCTGACAGAGCGGATCAGCCGGGGTGGACGGGTCGCGTATCTGCACTTCCGGGGACACCGGCCGGCATCCGGCGGTGCCGTGGGCGCCGGTTGCCTGAGCCAGTGGTGGCCGGCGCCGCTCACCGTGGACGGAATCGAGTACGCGACGGCCGAGCACCGGATGATGGCCCGCAAGGCCCGCCTGTTCGGTGACGGGAAGGCCGAGGCGAGGGCGGTGGCGGCCGCGGGCCCCGCCCAGGCGAAGAAGGCGGGCCGGCTGGTGCGCGGCTTCAGCGACGCGACCTGGGAGCGGGAGCGCTTCGGCATCGTCGTCGAGGGAAACGCCCACAAGTCCTCACAGCACCCGGAGGAGGCCTCGTTCCTGCTGGTCACCGGGGGGCGGGTGCTGGTGGAGGCGAGCCCGACGGACCGCATATGGGGCATCGGCCTCGCGGCGGGCGACGAGCGGGCGCACGACCCGGCCCGCCGGCGCGGGCCGAACCTGCTGGGCTTGGCGCTGATGGAGGTCCGGGAGCGGCTGAGGGCGGGCCGGACGGAGTGA
- a CDS encoding phosphatase PAP2 family protein, giving the protein MCAVLFALITWQVAVNGPLRALDEHIDRAVVGSGPTHLTEFLADLGSPQVALPVLAAAAGLALHRRRWAPAAAVAAAMALVPALVAPLKALTDRPGPLTPETGYFPSGHAATAMVAYAGAALLVSRRLMPVAVLLTAATGIALVLRGHHWPLDVLASWSLCGVLLAGAVAAGSGGGSRCPGAASGSRTGPG; this is encoded by the coding sequence GTGTGCGCCGTCCTCTTCGCTCTGATCACCTGGCAGGTCGCGGTCAACGGTCCGCTGCGCGCGCTTGACGAGCACATCGACCGCGCGGTCGTGGGCAGCGGCCCCACGCACCTCACCGAGTTCCTCGCCGACCTCGGCAGCCCGCAGGTCGCACTGCCGGTACTGGCCGCGGCCGCCGGCCTGGCGCTGCACCGCCGGCGCTGGGCCCCCGCGGCGGCGGTCGCCGCCGCCATGGCCCTCGTACCGGCGCTGGTGGCTCCGCTGAAGGCGCTGACGGACCGGCCGGGGCCGCTGACCCCGGAGACGGGGTACTTCCCTTCGGGCCACGCCGCGACCGCGATGGTGGCGTACGCCGGGGCCGCCCTGCTCGTCAGCAGACGGCTGATGCCCGTCGCCGTGCTGCTCACGGCGGCGACGGGCATCGCTCTGGTGCTGCGCGGCCACCACTGGCCGCTTGACGTCCTCGCGAGCTGGTCCCTCTGCGGGGTGCTGCTGGCCGGTGCGGTCGCGGCCGGCTCCGGGGGCGGGAGCCGGTGCCCCGGCGCAGCGTCGGGCAGCCGGACCGGCCCCGGTTGA